Proteins from one Lachnospiraceae bacterium KGMB03038 genomic window:
- a CDS encoding DUF512 domain-containing protein: MKYGHKISEVKPGSIGDELEIRPGDRLLSINGQKIEDVFDYHYYVNDDFLTLLVEKADGEEWELEIEKDYEEDLGLEFEQGLMDEYRSCRNKCIFCFIDQMPKGMRETLYFKDDDSRLSFLQGNYVTLTNMSDHDIERIIRYHLEPINVSFHTTNPDLRCQMLHNRFAGEALKKVDTLFEHGIHMNGQIVLCKGINDGEELERTIRDLSRYLPVLESVSVVPAGLTKYREGLYPLETFQKEEAENVLDTIHRWQERFFQEHGVHFIHASDEWYLLAEKELPEETRYDGYLQLENGVGMLRLLEQEFAEGFQKLPGDGRKRVVSLATGKLAAPYIQELTERIQEKYPGVRVHVYPIRNEFFGEQITVSGLITGGDLIAQLKGKTLGERLLLPCNMFRSGEEVFLDDVALPQVEEALQVRADIVKSSGQDLIDAVLG, encoded by the coding sequence ATGAAATACGGACATAAGATCAGCGAAGTAAAGCCAGGCAGTATCGGAGACGAACTGGAGATTCGGCCCGGCGACCGTCTGCTTTCTATCAACGGGCAGAAGATTGAGGATGTGTTTGACTACCATTATTATGTAAATGATGATTTTTTGACGCTTCTGGTGGAGAAAGCAGATGGAGAAGAATGGGAATTAGAGATCGAGAAAGATTATGAAGAAGACCTCGGCCTGGAATTTGAGCAGGGATTGATGGACGAATATCGTTCCTGCCGGAATAAATGCATTTTCTGTTTTATAGACCAGATGCCAAAAGGGATGCGGGAGACCTTGTATTTTAAAGATGATGATTCCCGGCTTTCCTTTCTGCAGGGAAATTATGTGACGCTGACCAATATGAGCGATCATGACATTGAGCGGATCATCCGTTATCACCTGGAACCCATTAATGTTTCGTTCCATACAACGAATCCGGATCTTCGCTGTCAGATGCTCCACAACCGATTTGCCGGGGAAGCTCTTAAGAAGGTGGATACCCTTTTTGAACACGGTATCCATATGAATGGGCAGATCGTACTGTGCAAAGGGATCAATGACGGGGAGGAACTGGAGCGCACTATCCGGGATCTGTCCCGTTATCTTCCGGTATTGGAGAGCGTGTCTGTGGTTCCGGCGGGACTTACTAAATATCGGGAGGGACTGTATCCTTTGGAAACATTCCAGAAGGAAGAAGCAGAGAATGTTCTGGATACGATCCACCGGTGGCAGGAGAGGTTTTTCCAAGAGCATGGCGTCCACTTTATCCACGCAAGCGATGAATGGTATCTTCTGGCTGAAAAGGAACTCCCGGAAGAAACCCGGTATGACGGATATCTCCAACTGGAAAATGGAGTTGGGATGCTGCGCCTTTTAGAACAGGAATTTGCGGAAGGTTTTCAGAAACTTCCGGGAGATGGAAGAAAAAGAGTTGTGTCTCTTGCTACGGGAAAGCTGGCCGCGCCCTATATCCAGGAATTGACAGAGCGGATCCAGGAGAAATACCCGGGAGTCCGGGTTCATGTTTATCCAATCCGAAATGAGTTCTTTGGAGAGCAGATCACCGTATCCGGTTTGATCACAGGAGGGGACTTGATCGCTCAGTTAAAAGGAAAAACGCTGGGGGAACGGCTGCTGCTGCCCTGTAATATGTTCCGGAGCGGGGAAGAAGTGTTTCTGGATGATGTTGCTTTGCCACAGGTGGAAGAGGCTTTACAAGTGAGGGCAGATATTGTAAAATCAAGCGGACAGGATTTGATAGACGCGGTCCTTGGATAA
- a CDS encoding ribose-phosphate pyrophosphokinase has protein sequence MSSIKLMEEALPVAPLKIAALESCEELGKKVNDYIVKFRKDRVKESLESPLFFNYQLDNYLLKFRCPRFGTGEAKGVLEESIRGKDLFIMVDVCNYSLTYTVNGHLNHMSPDDHYQDLKRVISAANGKAHRLNVIMPFLYESRQHKRTKRESLDCALALQELVDMGVSNIITFDAHDPRVQNSIPLHGFDNFNPPYQFIKALLRAEPDLPVDKDHLMIVSPDEGAMHRAVYFSNVLGVNMGMFYKRRDYSTIVGGKNPIVAHEFLGEDIKGKNVIVVDDMISSGESMLDVARQMKERGASRVFVCTTFGLFTNGFDKFDEYYEKGYIDRVITTNLTYLPPVTQEKPYFVVADMSKFIALIIDSFNHDITMSHVLNPTDRIHTLLEKHAHNNS, from the coding sequence ATGTCAAGTATAAAACTGATGGAAGAGGCGCTGCCTGTAGCTCCTCTTAAAATCGCAGCGCTAGAAAGCTGTGAAGAGCTGGGGAAAAAGGTTAATGATTATATCGTCAAGTTCCGCAAAGACCGGGTGAAAGAGTCTTTGGAATCCCCGCTTTTTTTTAATTACCAGTTGGACAACTATCTGTTGAAATTCCGCTGTCCCCGTTTTGGAACCGGGGAGGCTAAAGGCGTCCTGGAAGAATCCATCCGCGGCAAAGACCTGTTTATTATGGTGGATGTCTGCAATTACAGTCTCACCTATACAGTCAACGGACATTTAAACCATATGTCTCCGGACGATCATTATCAGGATCTGAAAAGAGTCATTTCCGCGGCCAACGGCAAAGCCCATCGTCTGAATGTGATCATGCCTTTCCTATATGAGAGCCGTCAGCATAAACGGACCAAACGGGAATCCCTGGACTGCGCGCTGGCTCTTCAGGAACTGGTAGATATGGGTGTCAGCAACATCATCACCTTTGATGCCCATGATCCGCGGGTGCAGAATTCAATCCCGCTTCACGGATTTGATAATTTCAACCCGCCTTATCAGTTTATCAAAGCTTTGCTGAGAGCTGAGCCAGACCTTCCTGTGGACAAGGATCATCTGATGATCGTAAGTCCGGATGAAGGCGCTATGCATCGGGCTGTCTACTTCTCTAACGTTTTAGGAGTAAATATGGGTATGTTCTACAAGCGCCGGGATTATTCTACCATCGTAGGCGGCAAGAACCCCATTGTAGCCCACGAGTTCCTGGGAGAGGATATCAAAGGCAAAAACGTGATCGTGGTAGACGATATGATCTCTTCCGGGGAAAGTATGCTGGATGTCGCCAGACAAATGAAGGAACGAGGCGCAAGCCGGGTTTTTGTCTGCACCACCTTTGGTCTTTTTACCAATGGTTTTGACAAGTTTGACGAATATTATGAGAAGGGTTATATCGATCGGGTCATCACTACCAACTTGACATATCTTCCTCCTGTCACACAGGAAAAGCCTTACTTTGTAGTGGCGGATATGAGCAAGTTCATTGCCTTGATCATCGACTCTTTCAATCACGACATTACCATGAGCCATGTGCTGAATCCTACAGACCGTATCCACACGCTTTTGGAGAAACACGCGCATAATAATTCTTAA
- a CDS encoding polysaccharide deacetylase family protein — MDQGRRQRIKSRRRQGRVRTLIKVFALLLLCCSMPFLLKTASANSPEAVIRISVKSASILQGEEMPAMSAEVTLEGDGKQKLDEKGTTAEDLLQQFQNGEGYTIVCEADPNTEGEYTANIVLNEDISQKLETDWAGLVQIQTKDGTFQVKNPVGDWDGNKFKKYDGTYVTNDFVVSKGKTYYFGEDGEKATSWQTIGEKIYYFDEDGVMQTGWQKKEEDTYYLGEDGAAVTGWLDIEGSTYYFHQDGKMAEGTVYLGTMLCEFGEDGKLVSKEESKVDPSRPMVALTFDDGPGDRTDELLEQLGKYDARATFFMLGQKVSSHPEAVKKMKEIGCELGNHSYDHPNLAKLSADQVKKQIGDTNNKIKEIVGEGATVMRPPYGAISSTLKENAGMPLILWNIDTLDWKTRNAKTTVDMVMNNVKDGDIILMHDIHTESVDAAIELIPKLLEKGYQLVTVSELAAYKNVTLENGAKYTDF, encoded by the coding sequence ATGGACCAGGGGAGAAGACAACGAATCAAAAGCAGGCGCAGACAGGGGAGAGTAAGAACTTTGATCAAGGTTTTTGCTCTTCTTTTGTTGTGCTGTTCGATGCCGTTTTTATTAAAGACCGCTTCCGCCAATTCACCGGAAGCAGTGATCCGTATTTCGGTAAAAAGCGCTTCCATCCTCCAGGGAGAAGAGATGCCGGCAATGTCGGCGGAAGTTACGCTGGAAGGAGACGGGAAGCAGAAACTGGACGAGAAGGGGACCACGGCAGAGGATCTTCTGCAGCAATTCCAAAATGGCGAGGGGTATACCATCGTCTGTGAGGCGGATCCTAATACGGAGGGAGAATATACGGCCAATATCGTATTGAATGAAGATATCAGCCAGAAGCTGGAGACAGACTGGGCAGGGCTGGTCCAGATTCAGACGAAAGACGGAACTTTCCAGGTTAAGAACCCGGTAGGAGACTGGGATGGAAATAAATTCAAGAAATATGACGGAACTTACGTAACAAATGACTTTGTGGTATCCAAGGGAAAGACTTATTACTTTGGGGAAGACGGAGAAAAGGCGACTTCCTGGCAGACCATCGGCGAGAAGATCTATTATTTCGATGAGGACGGCGTTATGCAGACTGGCTGGCAGAAGAAGGAGGAGGACACCTACTATCTGGGAGAAGACGGAGCCGCCGTTACAGGCTGGCTGGATATAGAAGGCAGTACATATTATTTCCACCAGGATGGAAAGATGGCTGAGGGAACGGTATATCTGGGGACCATGCTGTGTGAGTTCGGTGAGGATGGGAAATTGGTTTCCAAGGAAGAAAGCAAAGTCGATCCCAGCAGGCCTATGGTGGCCCTGACCTTTGACGACGGGCCGGGAGACCGGACGGACGAGCTGTTGGAGCAGTTGGGGAAATATGATGCCCGCGCGACATTTTTCATGCTGGGCCAGAAAGTTTCCTCCCATCCGGAAGCGGTAAAGAAGATGAAAGAGATTGGATGCGAGTTAGGAAATCATTCTTACGACCACCCCAATCTGGCAAAGCTTTCCGCTGACCAGGTGAAGAAACAGATCGGGGATACGAATAATAAGATCAAGGAGATCGTTGGGGAAGGCGCTACAGTGATGCGTCCTCCTTACGGGGCGATCAGTTCCACATTGAAGGAAAACGCGGGGATGCCGCTGATTCTGTGGAACATAGACACGCTGGACTGGAAGACCCGGAATGCTAAGACGACGGTGGACATGGTGATGAATAACGTGAAGGACGGCGATATCATCCTGATGCACGATATCCATACAGAGAGCGTGGACGCGGCGATAGAGCTGATTCCCAAACTGCTGGAGAAAGGGTATCAGCTTGTGACGGTGTCGGAACTGGCGGCTTACAAGAACGTAACGCTGGAAAATGGCGCGAAATATACGGATTTTTAG
- a CDS encoding 3-phosphoglycerate dehydrogenase, producing the protein MYQYHCMNPISDVGLEEFTEEYVPVSAPDNADAILVRSASMHEMEFGPDLKVIARAGAGVNNIPLERCTEEGIVVFNTPGANANGVKELVIAGMLLASRDIIGGINWVEENEEDGNIAKDAEKAKKQFAGCELDGKKLGVIGLGAIGVLVANTAIHLGMEVYGYDPYISVKSAWNLSRNIRHASTVDELYKECDYITVHVPATEDTRGMIDQDAISLMKKGVVLLNFARDVLVDEEAVIDALVSGQVKHYVTDFPTPVIAGVKGAIVIPHLGASTEESEDNCARMAVRQLQDYLENGNIKNSVNYPNCEMGRQANTTRIVLLHHNVPNMIGQFTKILAKDNMNIADLTNKSKGEYAYTMIDIDNDVPESVADDLRKVGEVLRVRIIH; encoded by the coding sequence ATGTATCAATATCACTGCATGAATCCAATCTCTGACGTAGGATTGGAAGAATTTACCGAAGAATACGTTCCGGTGAGCGCGCCGGACAACGCGGACGCGATCCTCGTAAGAAGCGCTTCTATGCATGAAATGGAGTTTGGACCAGATCTGAAGGTGATCGCCAGGGCGGGAGCAGGCGTAAATAATATTCCGCTGGAGCGCTGTACAGAAGAAGGAATTGTTGTGTTCAACACGCCGGGGGCAAATGCCAATGGAGTCAAGGAACTGGTGATCGCGGGGATGCTCCTGGCTTCCAGAGACATCATCGGAGGCATTAACTGGGTGGAGGAAAATGAGGAAGACGGAAATATCGCTAAAGATGCGGAAAAAGCCAAAAAACAGTTTGCCGGCTGTGAGCTGGATGGGAAAAAACTGGGGGTCATCGGCCTCGGGGCGATTGGGGTTTTGGTGGCTAATACCGCTATCCACTTAGGAATGGAAGTCTATGGTTATGATCCCTATATCTCAGTAAAATCTGCGTGGAATCTGTCCCGGAATATCCGCCACGCTTCTACGGTAGATGAACTATATAAAGAATGTGACTATATTACGGTTCATGTGCCGGCTACAGAAGATACCAGAGGAATGATCGATCAGGACGCGATCAGCTTGATGAAAAAAGGAGTTGTTCTTCTGAACTTCGCAAGAGATGTGCTGGTGGATGAGGAAGCGGTGATCGATGCGCTGGTATCCGGCCAGGTAAAGCACTATGTGACTGACTTTCCAACGCCGGTGATCGCGGGAGTCAAGGGGGCCATTGTGATCCCCCATCTGGGCGCTTCTACGGAAGAATCAGAGGACAACTGCGCCAGAATGGCTGTTCGGCAGCTGCAGGATTATCTGGAGAACGGCAATATCAAGAATTCCGTAAATTATCCCAACTGTGAAATGGGAAGGCAGGCCAATACCACCCGGATCGTACTTCTGCATCATAACGTGCCGAATATGATCGGACAGTTTACTAAGATTCTTGCCAAAGATAATATGAATATCGCGGACCTGACGAACAAAAGTAAAGGCGAATACGCCTACACAATGATCGATATTGACAACGATGTGCCAGAAAGTGTGGCAGACGACCTGCGGAAAGTGGGAGAAGTGCTGAGGGTCCGGATTATTCACTAA
- the serC gene encoding 3-phosphoserine/phosphohydroxythreonine transaminase encodes MSRVYNFSAGPAVLPEDVLREASQEMLDYKGTGMSVMEMSHRSHSFQEIIDEAEADLRELVGIPENYRVLFLQGGASLQFAMIPMNLMKNRKADFILTGQWSKKAYAEAKRFGEARVVASSEDKTFSYIPDCSDLDISPDADYVYICENNTIYGTKFKELPNTKGKLLVSDVSSCFLSEPFDVTKYGIVYGGVQKNIGPAGVVIAIIREDLITEDVLPGTPTMMKYKTHMDAGSLYNTPNTYGIYICGKVFKWLKKKGGLGAMKEYNEKKAKILYDYLDQSRLFRGTVVPKDRSLMNVPFVTGNEKLDEKFVKEAERAGLVNLKGHRTVGGMRASIYNAMPIEGVEALTAFMKKFEEENV; translated from the coding sequence ATGAGCAGAGTGTACAATTTTTCAGCAGGACCGGCAGTGCTGCCAGAAGACGTGCTGCGAGAAGCATCTCAAGAGATGCTGGACTACAAAGGAACTGGAATGTCCGTGATGGAGATGAGTCACCGATCTCATTCCTTCCAGGAGATCATCGATGAAGCGGAGGCAGACCTTCGGGAACTAGTGGGAATCCCGGAAAATTACCGGGTTTTGTTCCTGCAGGGGGGAGCATCCCTGCAGTTTGCCATGATTCCCATGAACCTGATGAAGAATCGGAAAGCGGACTTCATCCTGACCGGCCAGTGGTCTAAGAAGGCTTATGCGGAAGCGAAGCGCTTCGGTGAGGCAAGAGTGGTGGCTTCCTCTGAAGACAAGACGTTCTCCTATATTCCAGACTGCTCTGATCTGGATATCTCACCAGATGCGGATTATGTGTATATCTGTGAGAATAATACTATATATGGAACAAAGTTCAAGGAACTTCCAAATACCAAAGGGAAACTTCTGGTGTCGGACGTGTCTTCCTGCTTTTTGTCGGAACCGTTTGACGTGACGAAATACGGGATAGTATATGGAGGAGTCCAGAAGAATATCGGACCTGCGGGCGTGGTGATCGCCATCATCCGTGAGGATCTGATCACCGAGGATGTACTGCCAGGCACTCCCACAATGATGAAATACAAGACACACATGGATGCGGGGTCTTTGTACAACACACCGAATACCTATGGGATCTATATCTGCGGCAAAGTATTTAAATGGCTGAAGAAGAAGGGCGGCCTTGGAGCAATGAAAGAGTACAATGAGAAAAAAGCTAAGATCCTCTATGACTATCTGGATCAAAGCCGTCTGTTCAGAGGAACAGTAGTTCCTAAGGACCGGTCTTTGATGAACGTCCCGTTTGTCACAGGAAATGAAAAGCTGGACGAAAAATTTGTGAAAGAAGCAGAAAGAGCCGGGCTCGTAAATCTTAAAGGCCACCGCACTGTGGGCGGTATGCGGGCCAGCATATATAATGCTATGCCGATCGAAGGCGTAGAAGCATTGACAGCCTTTATGAAAAAATTTGAAGAGGAGAACGTATAG
- the ilvB gene encoding biosynthetic-type acetolactate synthase large subunit: MQLTGAEIVIECLKEQGVDTVFGYPGGSILNVYDELYKHSDEIRHILTSHEQGAAHAADGYARATGKVGVCFATSGPGATNLVTGIATAYMDSIPIVAITCNVGVSLLGKDSFQEIDIAGITMPITKHNFIVKDVKDLAGTIRKAFTIAKSGRPAPVLIDIPKDVTSNQTEYEPKQPEEPVPSKDVCQEDIETALKMIKKAKKPYIFVGGGAVLSGASEELYEFVKKVDAPVTDTLMGKGAFPGTDPLYTGMLGMHGTKTSNYGVSECDLLIVVGARFSDRVTGNAKKFAKNAKILQFDIDAAEMNKNVLITEGVVGDIKVILEILNQRLEQQNHEEWIQKIMDYKEKYPLAYGKDSLTGPYVVEEIYRQTKGDALIVTEVGQHQMWAAQVYRFTKPRTLLTSGGLGTMGYGLGAAIGAKVGRPEKTVVNIAGDGCFRMNMNEIATAARYNIPVIQVVVNNHVLGMVRQWQDLFYGKRYSATVLNDKVDFVKLAEALGAEGVRVTTREEFQEAFARALTLGSPMVIDCQIDCDDKVWPMVAPGAAISEAFDGKDLEQKK; this comes from the coding sequence ATGCAGTTGACAGGAGCAGAAATCGTAATAGAATGTCTGAAAGAACAGGGCGTAGATACGGTGTTTGGATATCCGGGCGGATCGATCCTAAACGTATATGATGAGCTGTATAAACACAGCGATGAGATCAGGCATATCCTGACCTCTCATGAGCAGGGAGCGGCTCATGCGGCAGATGGGTACGCAAGAGCCACAGGCAAGGTGGGAGTATGTTTCGCTACCAGCGGCCCGGGGGCTACGAACCTGGTGACCGGTATCGCCACCGCATACATGGATTCGATCCCTATTGTTGCGATCACCTGTAATGTGGGCGTGTCCCTTCTTGGAAAGGACAGTTTCCAGGAAATCGATATTGCGGGGATCACCATGCCGATCACCAAGCATAATTTTATTGTAAAGGATGTAAAAGACTTAGCTGGTACGATCCGAAAGGCATTTACGATCGCCAAATCCGGCCGTCCGGCTCCGGTCCTGATCGATATTCCCAAAGATGTAACTTCTAATCAGACAGAGTATGAGCCAAAACAGCCGGAAGAGCCAGTGCCCTCTAAAGATGTGTGCCAGGAGGATATTGAGACCGCACTCAAGATGATCAAAAAAGCCAAAAAACCTTATATTTTCGTGGGCGGCGGCGCCGTGCTATCCGGGGCGAGTGAAGAACTCTATGAATTCGTCAAGAAAGTAGACGCTCCGGTGACAGACACATTAATGGGAAAAGGAGCGTTCCCAGGGACAGATCCTCTTTATACAGGGATGCTGGGAATGCATGGGACGAAAACATCCAACTACGGAGTCAGTGAGTGCGATCTTCTCATTGTAGTGGGTGCCAGGTTCAGCGACCGTGTCACAGGAAATGCCAAGAAATTCGCCAAGAACGCCAAGATCCTCCAGTTTGATATCGACGCGGCGGAGATGAATAAAAACGTGCTGATCACCGAAGGAGTGGTGGGGGATATCAAGGTGATCCTTGAAATCTTAAACCAGCGTCTGGAGCAGCAGAATCATGAGGAATGGATCCAGAAGATCATGGACTACAAGGAGAAATATCCTCTGGCATATGGAAAAGATTCGCTGACCGGTCCCTATGTGGTAGAAGAGATCTACCGGCAGACCAAAGGGGATGCCCTGATTGTGACGGAGGTAGGCCAGCATCAGATGTGGGCGGCGCAGGTTTACCGCTTTACTAAGCCAAGGACCCTGCTTACATCAGGCGGTCTGGGAACCATGGGATACGGCCTTGGCGCGGCCATTGGGGCAAAAGTAGGAAGACCGGAGAAGACGGTGGTCAATATTGCGGGGGACGGATGTTTCCGTATGAATATGAATGAGATCGCCACTGCGGCAAGATACAATATCCCGGTGATCCAGGTGGTGGTCAATAACCATGTGCTTGGCATGGTACGCCAGTGGCAGGATCTGTTCTATGGGAAACGGTATTCAGCTACCGTACTGAACGACAAGGTTGATTTTGTAAAGCTGGCGGAAGCTCTTGGGGCAGAAGGAGTGCGCGTAACTACCAGGGAAGAATTCCAGGAGGCATTTGCCCGCGCGCTGACATTAGGAAGCCCGATGGTGATCGACTGCCAGATTGACTGCGATGATAAAGTATGGCCTATGGTGGCGCCGGGGGCGGCCATCAGCGAAGCCTTTGACGGAAAAGATCTGGAACAGAAGAAATAG
- the ilvD gene encoding dihydroxy-acid dehydratase, with product MRSDTVTKGKQQAPHRSLFNALGLTQEEMDRPLVGIVSSYNEIVPGHMNLDKIVEAVKQGVAMAGGTPIVFPAIAVCDGIAMGHIGMKYSLVTRDLIADSTEAMAMAHQFDALVMVPNCDKNVPGLLMAAARINVPTIFVSGGPMLAGHVKGKKTSLSSMFEAVGANAAGLITDEDLCEFENKTCPTCGSCSGMYTANSMNCLTEVLGMGLQGNGTIPAVYSARIRLAKHAGMQVMKLWEKNIRPRDIMTKEAILNALTVDMALGCSTNSMLHLPAIAHEVGMDFEIDFANGISEKTPNLCHLAPAGPTYIEDLNEAGGVYAVMAELNKKGLLHTDCMTVTGRTVGENIAGAVNKNPEVIRPIDHPYSETGGLAVLKGNLAPDGSVVKRSAVVDEMLVHEGPARVFDCEEDAIDAIKGGKIKEGDVVVIRYVGPKGGPGMPEMLNPTSAIAGMGLGSSVALITDGRFSGASRGASIGHVSPEAAVGGPIALVEEGDIIKIDIPGLKLELDVPEEELERRRKEWKPRQPEVTTGYLARYASMVTSGNRGAILEAPKAE from the coding sequence ATGAGAAGTGATACAGTGACGAAAGGCAAACAGCAGGCTCCCCATCGTTCGTTATTCAACGCGCTGGGACTTACGCAGGAGGAAATGGACCGGCCGCTGGTCGGGATCGTCAGCTCCTATAATGAGATCGTTCCGGGGCATATGAATCTGGATAAGATCGTGGAAGCGGTAAAGCAGGGTGTGGCAATGGCTGGCGGAACTCCTATCGTGTTCCCGGCGATCGCAGTCTGTGACGGGATCGCTATGGGACATATTGGCATGAAGTATTCTTTGGTGACCAGGGACTTGATCGCGGATTCTACGGAGGCGATGGCCATGGCGCACCAGTTTGACGCTTTGGTGATGGTTCCTAATTGTGACAAGAATGTTCCGGGACTTTTGATGGCGGCGGCCAGGATCAATGTGCCGACGATTTTTGTCAGCGGCGGCCCTATGCTGGCCGGCCATGTGAAAGGAAAGAAGACCAGCCTGTCCAGCATGTTTGAGGCGGTAGGCGCCAACGCGGCGGGACTGATCACGGATGAAGATCTGTGTGAGTTTGAAAACAAAACCTGTCCTACCTGTGGATCTTGTTCAGGGATGTACACGGCAAACAGCATGAACTGTCTGACTGAAGTGCTGGGTATGGGACTTCAGGGAAATGGAACCATCCCGGCAGTCTACTCCGCAAGGATCCGCCTGGCGAAACATGCGGGAATGCAGGTAATGAAGCTGTGGGAGAAAAATATCCGTCCCAGAGACATTATGACAAAAGAGGCAATCCTAAATGCCTTGACGGTAGACATGGCGCTTGGCTGTTCCACCAACAGTATGCTACATCTGCCGGCGATCGCTCATGAAGTGGGCATGGATTTCGAGATTGATTTTGCCAATGGCATCAGTGAGAAAACTCCTAATCTCTGCCATCTGGCGCCGGCTGGCCCGACTTATATCGAGGATCTGAACGAGGCTGGCGGCGTGTACGCGGTAATGGCCGAGCTGAATAAGAAGGGACTGCTGCATACAGACTGTATGACGGTAACGGGCAGGACAGTGGGAGAAAATATCGCAGGGGCGGTAAACAAGAATCCGGAAGTCATCCGTCCGATCGATCATCCCTACAGCGAGACCGGCGGCCTGGCGGTTTTGAAAGGAAATCTGGCGCCGGACGGAAGCGTAGTAAAACGTTCCGCTGTTGTGGATGAAATGCTGGTGCATGAAGGTCCGGCAAGGGTCTTTGATTGTGAGGAAGATGCCATCGATGCCATCAAAGGCGGCAAGATCAAAGAAGGAGACGTGGTTGTCATCCGCTATGTGGGACCAAAAGGCGGACCGGGAATGCCGGAGATGTTAAATCCCACTTCCGCCATTGCCGGAATGGGACTTGGATCCAGTGTGGCCCTGATCACGGACGGACGGTTCAGCGGAGCTTCCAGAGGAGCTTCGATCGGTCATGTTTCACCGGAAGCAGCAGTGGGAGGCCCCATTGCCCTGGTGGAAGAAGGGGATATCATCAAGATTGACATTCCAGGACTGAAGCTGGAGCTGGATGTACCAGAGGAAGAGCTGGAAAGAAGAAGAAAAGAATGGAAGCCGAGGCAGCCGGAGGTGACCACAGGTTATCTGGCAAGATACGCATCCATGGTAACCTCCGGCAACCGGGGAGCGATCCTGGAAGCGCCGAAGGCGGAATAA
- the leuB gene encoding 3-isopropylmalate dehydrogenase yields the protein MNLKIGVIKGDGIGPEIVAEAMKVLDKTAKVYGHTCDYTQLLMGGASIDVHGIPLTDETIRQAKACDAVLMGSIGGDAKTSPWYQLEPSKRPEAGLLKIRKELNLFANLRPAVLYDELKGACPLKEEITEGGFDMMIMRELTGGLYFGERGTEERDGVMTAYDTLTYNEQEIRRIAKRGFDIARKRRKKVTSVDKANVLDSSRLWRKVVEEVAGDYPDVTLEHMLVDNCAMQLVKDPKQFDVILTENMFGDILSDEASMVTGSIGMLASASLNETKFGLYEPSGGSAPDIAGKGIANPIATILSAAMMLRFSFDLDQEADAIEKAVAKVLEEGYRTVDIMSEGKTQIGTEEMGDRIADFI from the coding sequence ATGAATCTGAAAATCGGAGTGATCAAAGGAGACGGGATTGGACCGGAAATTGTGGCAGAAGCCATGAAAGTCCTGGATAAGACGGCAAAAGTCTACGGCCATACCTGTGATTATACACAGCTTTTGATGGGGGGAGCATCCATCGACGTACACGGGATCCCTCTGACAGACGAGACGATCCGACAGGCAAAAGCCTGTGACGCGGTGCTGATGGGCTCGATCGGCGGCGATGCCAAAACTTCGCCCTGGTATCAGCTGGAACCGTCCAAAAGGCCGGAAGCGGGACTTTTGAAGATCCGGAAAGAACTGAATCTGTTCGCCAACTTAAGGCCCGCCGTTTTGTATGATGAATTAAAAGGGGCCTGCCCGCTGAAAGAAGAGATCACAGAAGGCGGTTTCGATATGATGATCATGCGGGAACTGACCGGCGGCCTGTACTTTGGAGAACGCGGGACGGAAGAGCGAGACGGCGTTATGACCGCTTACGACACACTTACATATAATGAACAGGAGATCCGGCGGATCGCAAAGAGGGGCTTTGATATTGCCAGAAAGCGGAGAAAAAAAGTCACAAGCGTAGATAAAGCAAACGTTCTGGATTCCTCCAGACTGTGGCGCAAAGTGGTAGAAGAAGTGGCGGGAGACTATCCAGACGTGACTCTGGAGCACATGCTGGTAGACAACTGCGCTATGCAGCTTGTCAAGGATCCAAAGCAGTTCGACGTGATCCTGACGGAGAACATGTTTGGAGATATTCTGTCCGATGAAGCCAGTATGGTGACGGGATCCATCGGAATGCTGGCAAGCGCAAGTCTAAACGAGACCAAATTCGGACTGTATGAGCCAAGCGGCGGATCTGCCCCAGATATTGCGGGCAAAGGGATCGCCAACCCTATTGCCACGATCTTGTCGGCAGCTATGATGCTTCGATTCAGTTTTGACTTGGATCAGGAGGCAGACGCCATTGAAAAAGCAGTAGCCAAAGTATTAGAAGAAGGATACCGGACCGTTGATATCATGTCTGAGGGCAAGACTCAGATCGGTACAGAAGAGATGGGCGACCGGATTGCCGACTTCATTTAG